In Nocardioides dokdonensis FR1436, the following are encoded in one genomic region:
- the smpB gene encoding SsrA-binding protein SmpB produces MAREQGQKMVAQNKKARHDYAIEDTFEAGLVLQGTEVKSLRMGRASLVDGFVDIDRNEAWLLNVHIPEYTQGTWTNHAARRKRKLLLNRAEIDKIERRVNEKGLTVIPLSLYFVDGRAKVEIGLAKGKKSWDKRHTIAERTAKREVEQAVGRRLKGMSD; encoded by the coding sequence ATGGCCAGGGAGCAGGGACAGAAGATGGTCGCGCAGAACAAGAAGGCGCGACACGACTACGCCATCGAGGACACCTTCGAGGCGGGCCTGGTGCTGCAGGGCACCGAGGTGAAGTCGCTGCGGATGGGGCGCGCCAGCCTCGTCGACGGGTTCGTCGACATCGACCGCAACGAGGCGTGGCTGCTCAACGTGCACATCCCCGAGTACACCCAGGGGACCTGGACCAACCACGCGGCCCGGCGCAAGCGCAAGCTCCTGCTCAACCGGGCCGAGATCGACAAGATCGAGCGCCGCGTCAACGAGAAGGGCCTCACCGTCATCCCGCTGTCGCTGTACTTCGTCGACGGCCGGGCCAAGGTCGAGATCGGCCTCGCCAAGGGCAAGAAGTCGTGGGACAAGCGGCACACGATCGCCGAGCGCACCGCCAAGCGCGAGGTCGAGCAGGCCGTGGGTCGTCGCCTCAAGGGCATGAGTGACTGA
- a CDS encoding fibronectin type III domain-containing protein, with translation MRRPPGRSRPLLAALAAALAAALALPAAGAAGSAAPAPDGDRLLEDAARVNDMTPAALRRLLAEDDTAALSSSGRVFFRDRRVARPDSGATPPKASLPQSQTFLLHSFPGAQRTIYLDFDGATVTGTGWNDQGLKTSPLLGFSLDGSYSTFNAEEHALIQTVWQRVAEDYAPFAVDVTTQPPAPGAIDRAGPGDQVYGTTALVTGDREALDTICPGSTCSGVGFLDVFDETSGHAYYQPALTFTAESSDVFNITETISHEVGHNLGLDHDGNASEEYDAGNGLWAPIMGSGYAPITQWSNGDYPGADNKGDDLVDIAANGAPMRADDAGGTPATAAALTATRGVISTRTDVDVYRLGTCSGSVSVTATPTSTSPDLDIELRLLPASGPALATSNPPAGTGDGETASGMGAALTHSASGQELFAAVDGVGHGTPSTGYSDYGSLGFYDLAVTGCGYGPDPEPEPEPEPEPEVTAPDAPTIGKARPGRRGKPLTIKISWSAPADDGGAAVTAYEVSAHKVDKRGQVRQTRTAEEPSTTRKVQYLMPRGRWAFTVVAVNSAGQGAASAMSRSVRAR, from the coding sequence ATGCGCCGCCCCCCAGGTCGTTCCCGTCCACTGCTCGCCGCCCTCGCCGCCGCCCTCGCCGCGGCACTGGCGCTCCCCGCGGCCGGCGCCGCGGGCTCGGCCGCTCCCGCGCCGGACGGCGACCGGTTGCTCGAGGACGCCGCCCGGGTCAACGACATGACTCCCGCGGCGCTGCGTCGCCTCCTCGCCGAGGACGACACCGCCGCGCTGAGCTCGAGCGGCCGGGTCTTCTTCCGCGACCGTCGAGTCGCCCGACCCGACTCCGGCGCGACACCGCCGAAGGCGTCGCTGCCGCAGAGCCAGACGTTCCTGCTGCACAGCTTCCCCGGCGCCCAGCGCACCATCTACCTCGACTTCGACGGCGCCACGGTCACCGGCACCGGGTGGAACGACCAGGGCCTGAAGACCTCACCGCTGCTCGGATTCTCGCTGGACGGCAGCTACTCGACCTTCAACGCCGAGGAGCACGCGCTGATCCAGACGGTGTGGCAGCGCGTGGCCGAGGACTACGCACCGTTCGCCGTCGACGTGACCACGCAGCCCCCTGCCCCCGGAGCCATCGACCGGGCCGGACCGGGCGACCAGGTCTACGGCACGACGGCGCTCGTCACCGGCGACCGCGAGGCGCTCGACACCATCTGCCCCGGCAGCACCTGCTCCGGCGTCGGGTTCCTGGACGTCTTCGACGAGACCAGCGGGCACGCCTACTACCAGCCCGCGTTGACGTTCACCGCCGAGTCCTCGGACGTCTTCAACATCACCGAGACCATCTCCCACGAGGTGGGTCACAACCTCGGCCTGGACCACGACGGGAACGCCTCCGAGGAGTACGACGCCGGCAACGGCCTCTGGGCACCCATCATGGGCTCGGGCTACGCACCCATCACCCAGTGGAGCAACGGCGACTACCCCGGCGCCGACAACAAGGGCGACGACCTCGTCGACATCGCCGCCAACGGCGCACCGATGCGCGCCGACGACGCGGGCGGCACCCCGGCCACGGCTGCAGCGCTGACCGCGACGCGCGGGGTCATCTCGACGCGCACCGACGTCGACGTGTACCGGCTGGGCACCTGCTCCGGCTCGGTCAGCGTCACCGCGACGCCGACCTCGACGAGCCCCGACCTCGACATCGAGCTCCGGCTGCTGCCGGCCTCGGGTCCCGCGCTCGCCACGTCGAACCCGCCGGCCGGCACGGGCGACGGCGAGACGGCCTCGGGGATGGGCGCCGCGCTGACCCACTCGGCGTCCGGGCAGGAGCTCTTCGCCGCCGTCGACGGGGTGGGTCACGGCACGCCCTCCACCGGGTACAGCGACTACGGCAGCCTGGGCTTCTACGACCTCGCCGTCACCGGGTGCGGCTACGGGCCGGACCCCGAGCCGGAGCCCGAGCCGGAGCCCGAGCCGGAGGTGACCGCGCCGGATGCGCCCACGATCGGCAAGGCCAGGCCGGGTCGGCGCGGCAAGCCGCTCACCATCAAGATCAGCTGGAGCGCACCGGCCGACGACGGCGGTGCCGCGGTGACGGCGTACGAGGTGTCGGCGCACAAGGTCGACAAGCGCGGTCAGGTGAGGCAGACCCGCACCGCGGAGGAGCCGTCGACGACGCGCAAGGTGCAGTACCTGATGCCGCGTGGCCGGTGGGCCTTCACGGTGGTGGCGGTCAACAGCGCCGGCCAGGGTGCGGCCTCGGCGATGTCGCGGTCCGTGCGCGCCCGCTGA
- a CDS encoding M23 family metallopeptidase: MRSFPSASRHRLATAATAGALVLGALAVPLAHADDDLKDQQRQVQKQINGAAEDLEESSKRTRQAYAAMTAAREKLDSAKAELGAVRTKLGDARLEDARMAERLATARLRLESARDELVEGQAALERQRGVVKDRIADTYMQGSPDLLVLGSLLNSSSTSDLTRQQSASSVIVGRETSMYDDLDAAEVLLQVREDDVEEAKDQVADERAAAAAHLSKVKSLTAQAVQVRDEVRGLVGKRLAARREATRAQQADRAALASLRKQEARIKARIAAAARRARGTSVSAKPSGYLQRPVGGTVTSPFGYRTHPIYGYRGLHDGTDFGVSCGQPMAAAGTGTVIAKYYSSVYGNRLFLNLGQVNGRSLTVVYNHARSYRYNVGARVSRGQTIGYVGDTGWSTGCHLHLSVLVNGTAVDPLNWM, from the coding sequence GTGCGCTCCTTCCCCAGCGCCTCGCGCCACCGCCTCGCCACGGCCGCCACGGCCGGTGCGCTGGTCCTTGGTGCTCTGGCCGTCCCACTCGCCCACGCAGACGACGACCTCAAGGACCAGCAGCGACAGGTCCAGAAGCAGATCAACGGCGCCGCCGAGGACCTCGAGGAGTCCAGCAAGCGCACCCGCCAGGCGTACGCCGCGATGACCGCCGCCCGCGAGAAGCTGGACTCCGCCAAGGCGGAGCTCGGGGCGGTGCGCACCAAGCTCGGTGACGCCCGGCTCGAGGACGCCCGGATGGCCGAGCGCCTCGCCACGGCCCGGCTGCGCCTCGAGTCCGCCCGGGACGAGCTGGTCGAGGGCCAGGCGGCCCTGGAGCGCCAGCGGGGCGTGGTCAAGGACCGCATCGCCGACACCTACATGCAGGGCAGCCCCGACCTCCTGGTCCTGGGCAGCCTGCTCAACTCCAGCTCGACCAGCGACCTGACCCGCCAGCAGTCGGCCAGCAGCGTGATCGTGGGCCGCGAGACCTCCATGTACGACGACCTGGACGCCGCCGAGGTGCTGCTCCAGGTCCGGGAGGACGACGTCGAGGAGGCCAAGGACCAGGTCGCCGACGAGCGGGCCGCCGCGGCCGCGCACCTGTCGAAGGTGAAGTCGCTGACGGCCCAGGCCGTGCAGGTGCGCGACGAGGTCCGTGGCCTGGTCGGCAAGCGGCTGGCGGCCCGCCGGGAGGCGACCCGGGCCCAGCAGGCCGACCGCGCCGCCCTCGCCTCGCTGCGCAAGCAGGAGGCCCGGATCAAGGCCCGCATCGCCGCAGCCGCGCGTCGGGCGCGCGGCACCTCGGTGTCGGCCAAGCCGTCGGGCTACCTGCAGCGCCCGGTCGGCGGCACGGTGACCTCACCCTTCGGCTACCGCACCCACCCGATCTACGGCTACCGCGGCCTGCACGACGGCACCGACTTCGGCGTCAGCTGCGGCCAGCCGATGGCCGCCGCGGGCACCGGCACCGTGATCGCGAAGTACTACTCCTCGGTCTACGGCAACCGGCTCTTCCTCAACCTCGGCCAGGTCAACGGCCGGTCGCTGACGGTGGTCTACAACCACGCCCGCAGCTACCGCTACAACGTGGGGGCGCGGGTCTCCCGCGGCCAGACGATCGGGTACGTCGGCGACACCGGCTGGTCGACGGGGTGCCACCTGCACCTGAGCGTGCTGGTGAACGGCACCGCGGTGGACCCGCTCAACTGGATGTGA
- the prfB gene encoding peptide chain release factor 2, producing the protein MAGTDYDLEIKQLQATMRTIEQVLDIDAMRQEIVDLGEQVGAADLWDDQENATRVTGRLSLLQGQVDRFAELSSRIEDLEALVELGVEEGDADSMAEAERDLVKIKKSVEQLEVRTLLSGEYDVREALITIRAGAGGVDAADFAETLMRMYTRWAEQHKYPVDVFDTSYAEEAGLKSATFAVRAPYAYGTLSVEAGTHRLVRISPFDNQGRRQTSFAAVEVVPVFEQTDAIEVPDEEIRTDVYRSGGPGGQSVNTTDSAVRLTHIPTGIVVSCQNEKSQLQNKASAMVVLKAKLLARKKAEEKAHLDEMRGDVQASWGDQMRNYVLNPYQVVKDLRTSYEVGNPQAVFDGDIDGFLEAGIRWRMGAEKAGAS; encoded by the coding sequence GTGGCAGGCACTGATTACGACCTCGAGATCAAGCAGCTCCAGGCGACCATGCGCACGATCGAGCAGGTGCTCGACATCGACGCCATGCGCCAGGAGATCGTGGACCTCGGCGAGCAGGTGGGCGCCGCGGACCTCTGGGACGACCAGGAGAACGCCACCCGCGTGACCGGGCGCCTCTCCCTGCTGCAGGGCCAGGTCGACCGCTTCGCCGAGCTCTCGAGCCGCATCGAGGACCTCGAGGCCCTCGTCGAGCTCGGGGTCGAGGAGGGTGACGCCGACTCGATGGCCGAGGCCGAGCGCGACCTGGTGAAGATCAAGAAGTCGGTCGAGCAGCTCGAGGTACGCACCCTGCTCTCGGGCGAGTACGACGTCCGCGAGGCGCTGATCACGATCCGCGCCGGCGCCGGTGGCGTCGACGCCGCCGACTTCGCCGAGACGCTGATGCGGATGTACACGCGCTGGGCCGAGCAGCACAAGTACCCCGTCGACGTCTTCGACACCTCCTACGCCGAGGAGGCCGGCTTGAAGTCGGCCACCTTCGCCGTGCGCGCGCCGTACGCCTACGGCACCCTCTCGGTCGAGGCCGGCACCCACCGCCTGGTGCGGATCAGCCCCTTCGACAACCAGGGCCGCCGCCAGACCTCCTTCGCCGCGGTCGAGGTCGTGCCCGTCTTCGAGCAGACCGACGCCATCGAGGTCCCCGACGAGGAGATCCGCACCGACGTCTACCGCTCGGGCGGTCCCGGTGGGCAGTCGGTCAACACCACCGACTCGGCGGTGCGCCTGACGCACATCCCGACCGGCATCGTCGTGTCCTGCCAGAACGAAAAGTCGCAGCTGCAGAACAAGGCCAGCGCCATGGTGGTGCTCAAGGCCAAGCTGCTGGCGCGCAAGAAGGCCGAGGAGAAGGCCCACCTCGACGAGATGCGCGGTGACGTGCAGGCCTCGTGGGGCGACCAGATGCGCAACTACGTGCTGAACCCCTACCAGGTCGTCAAGGACCTGCGGACCTCCTACGAGGTCGGCAACCCGCAGGCGGTCTTCGACGGCGACATCGACGGCTTCCTCGAGGCCGGCATCCGCTGGCGGATGGGGGCCGAGAAGGCCGGCGCGAGCTGA
- the ftsE gene encoding cell division ATP-binding protein FtsE translates to MIRFEKVTKTYPGAGGHALDEVSVDVEKGEFVFLVGSSGSGKSTALRLILRESRPTSGRVYVAGKEINRLAGWKVPRLRRQIGTVFQDFRLLPSKTVAENVAFAMQVTGHSPKEVRALVPETLELVGLDTKADRMPDELSGGEQQRVAIARAFVNRPMILIADEPTGNLDPTTSVGIMKLLDRINRTGTTVVMATHDHGIVDQMRKRVIELDHGKVIRDQAQGAYGFQH, encoded by the coding sequence GTGATTCGCTTCGAGAAGGTCACCAAGACCTACCCCGGTGCCGGAGGGCATGCCCTCGACGAGGTGTCGGTCGACGTCGAGAAGGGCGAGTTCGTCTTCCTCGTCGGCAGCTCGGGGTCGGGCAAGTCCACCGCGCTGCGACTGATCCTGCGCGAGAGCCGGCCCACGTCGGGCCGGGTCTACGTGGCGGGCAAGGAGATCAACCGGCTGGCGGGCTGGAAGGTGCCACGGCTGCGCCGCCAGATCGGCACCGTCTTCCAGGACTTCCGGCTGCTGCCGTCCAAGACCGTGGCGGAGAACGTCGCCTTCGCGATGCAGGTCACCGGCCACTCGCCGAAGGAGGTCCGGGCCCTGGTGCCCGAGACGCTCGAGCTCGTGGGTCTCGACACCAAGGCCGACCGGATGCCTGACGAGCTGTCCGGCGGTGAGCAGCAGCGGGTCGCGATCGCGCGTGCGTTCGTCAACCGGCCGATGATCCTGATCGCCGACGAGCCGACCGGCAACCTGGACCCCACCACGTCGGTGGGCATCATGAAGCTGCTGGACCGCATCAACCGCACCGGCACCACGGTGGTGATGGCCACCCACGACCACGGCATCGTCGACCAGATGCGCAAGCGGGTCATCGAGCTCGACCACGGCAAGGTCATCCGGGACCAGGCGCAGGGCGCCTACGGCTTCCAGCACTGA
- a CDS encoding CAP domain-containing protein, with product MNRDRRLALAALALTAGLVALVPVASNAGHPAGAAQETAQQRVPATASRAEVRRDYLDVWLPLQKIPTTWTGGDVATCQEGRTGGQTQQGILDAVNYARDLAGLGPVVMNAAWSAKAQKAALMMHAANRLSHSPDPGWPCWSEEGSEAAGRSNLYLGRTGVPSIGGYLDDPGSNNAAVGHRSWILDPDIVRVGAGSTSGANALWVVDTQWPSSGHTEPVTWPTAGWFPRPLLPISGRWSLSTVPADPRSLESAVVHVSVDGGPRVLADVEYRSRSRVVYAVPGLGSNVGDRRVVVSISGVELDEAPTADIGYEVRLLDPDQAAPTPTPTTSPSPSPTVTPTATTPTAAGRVGIRGRARPRSTLRAKVPTFDPSSSVVSLQWLSDGKELRGRTGPRLVLRGRDVGHRISLQVTAVHEVDGSTEETVVVSTAKVVRR from the coding sequence GTGAACCGTGATCGTCGCCTCGCTCTCGCTGCCCTCGCGCTGACCGCGGGACTTGTCGCACTCGTACCGGTGGCCTCCAACGCCGGGCACCCGGCCGGTGCGGCGCAGGAGACCGCCCAGCAGCGCGTCCCTGCGACCGCCTCCCGTGCGGAGGTGCGGCGCGACTACCTGGACGTCTGGCTCCCGCTGCAGAAGATACCGACGACCTGGACCGGTGGGGACGTGGCCACCTGCCAGGAGGGGCGCACGGGGGGACAGACCCAGCAGGGCATCCTCGACGCCGTCAACTACGCCCGTGACCTGGCCGGTCTCGGCCCCGTCGTCATGAACGCCGCCTGGTCGGCGAAGGCGCAGAAGGCCGCGCTGATGATGCATGCCGCCAACCGGCTCAGCCACTCTCCCGACCCGGGGTGGCCGTGCTGGAGCGAGGAGGGGTCCGAGGCCGCGGGACGGTCGAACCTCTACCTCGGCCGCACCGGGGTCCCCTCCATCGGCGGCTACCTCGATGACCCGGGGAGCAACAACGCGGCGGTGGGGCACCGGTCGTGGATCCTCGATCCGGACATCGTCCGGGTGGGCGCTGGCAGCACGAGCGGCGCGAACGCGCTGTGGGTGGTGGACACGCAGTGGCCCTCCAGCGGCCACACCGAGCCCGTCACCTGGCCCACCGCAGGCTGGTTCCCCCGTCCGCTGCTTCCGATCTCGGGCCGGTGGTCGCTGTCCACCGTGCCGGCGGACCCCCGCAGCCTCGAGTCGGCCGTGGTGCACGTGAGCGTCGACGGCGGGCCACGCGTCCTCGCCGACGTCGAGTACAGGTCGCGGAGCCGGGTGGTCTACGCCGTCCCCGGCCTCGGCTCGAACGTGGGCGACCGACGGGTGGTGGTCAGCATCTCGGGCGTGGAGCTCGACGAGGCGCCCACTGCGGACATCGGCTACGAGGTGAGGCTGCTCGACCCGGACCAGGCAGCGCCGACTCCGACGCCCACCACGAGCCCCAGCCCCTCTCCGACGGTGACACCCACAGCCACCACCCCGACCGCGGCCGGGCGGGTCGGCATCCGGGGCCGGGCGCGGCCCCGGTCCACGCTCCGGGCGAAGGTGCCGACCTTCGACCCGTCGAGCAGCGTGGTGTCCCTGCAGTGGTTGAGCGACGGCAAGGAGCTGCGCGGTCGCACCGGTCCTCGGCTGGTGCTGCGGGGGCGCGACGTCGGCCACCGGATCTCGCTCCAGGTGACCGCGGTCCACGAGGTCGACGGCTCGACCGAGGAGACGGTCGTGGTCAGCACCGCGAAGGTGGTCCGTCGCTGA
- a CDS encoding class F sortase — protein MAETSPARRTTSWVLTAAAVVLVGAGIVTWREQEPTPAGASEEGASAVGERALVSEAELPRPRRLARVPGSPRRLRVPALEVDVPVVAVGTRRDTLIPPTDPQQVGWWGEGAKPGAATGRALLAGHTVSSGGGALDDLETLVEGSEVVVTGDRGQVDYEVLSVRTFGKGRLAQQSERLFRQRGPGRLVLLTCEDWDGERYLSNVVVVARPTGRSSAGS, from the coding sequence ATGGCTGAGACGTCGCCCGCACGCCGTACGACGTCGTGGGTGCTCACCGCCGCCGCGGTCGTGCTGGTCGGCGCGGGCATCGTGACCTGGCGTGAGCAGGAGCCCACCCCCGCCGGTGCGTCCGAGGAGGGCGCGTCGGCGGTGGGGGAGCGTGCCCTGGTGTCCGAGGCCGAGCTCCCGCGACCCCGTCGGCTGGCCCGTGTGCCCGGGAGCCCTCGGCGCCTCCGGGTGCCCGCCCTCGAAGTGGATGTGCCCGTCGTCGCCGTCGGCACGCGCCGAGACACGCTCATCCCGCCGACCGACCCCCAGCAGGTCGGCTGGTGGGGCGAGGGAGCCAAGCCGGGCGCCGCCACCGGCCGGGCGCTCCTGGCCGGGCACACCGTCAGCTCGGGTGGCGGGGCGCTCGACGACCTCGAGACCTTGGTCGAGGGTTCCGAGGTCGTCGTGACCGGGGACCGGGGCCAGGTCGACTACGAGGTGCTCTCGGTGCGCACCTTCGGCAAGGGGCGCCTCGCCCAGCAGTCCGAGCGGCTCTTCCGGCAGCGTGGCCCCGGGCGGCTGGTCCTGCTGACCTGCGAGGACTGGGACGGGGAGCGGTACCTGAGCAACGTCGTGGTCGTGGCCCGGCCGACCGGTCGGTCGTCGGCTGGATCGTGA
- the ftsX gene encoding permease-like cell division protein FtsX encodes MRYVFSNLGQGLRRNLSMHLAVILTLFVSLTLVGAGALLNRQAEKTSDQLGSELEITAYLCRDSDPNQSCQGEVTGAEKKRIIQAVEDNPEVASYRLESQETAFEKVKELYGPEEADRFEGPNAILTAEDLPESIWITLENPAEFEGITSAIVGLDGVAKLVDQRETAGKIINTMEAMQRAALGIALLLVISALLLVANTIRLAAFARRREIGIMRLVGASTLYIALPFLLEALVTAAISVVLAGGALAGFQYFGIEQRFSGYLEFIPWVGWDDYLVALGVVAVLGPILTLLPTLALTRKYIKV; translated from the coding sequence ATGCGCTACGTCTTCTCCAACCTCGGCCAGGGGCTGCGTCGCAACCTCTCGATGCACCTGGCGGTGATCCTGACCCTCTTCGTCTCGCTCACGCTGGTCGGCGCGGGCGCGCTGCTGAACCGGCAGGCGGAGAAGACCAGCGACCAGCTCGGCAGCGAGCTCGAGATCACGGCGTACCTGTGCCGCGACAGCGACCCCAACCAGAGCTGTCAGGGCGAGGTCACGGGCGCGGAGAAGAAGCGCATCATCCAGGCGGTCGAGGACAACCCCGAGGTCGCGTCCTACCGCCTGGAGTCCCAGGAGACCGCCTTCGAGAAGGTCAAGGAGCTGTACGGGCCCGAGGAGGCCGACCGCTTCGAGGGCCCCAACGCGATCCTGACCGCCGAGGACCTGCCCGAGTCGATCTGGATCACGCTGGAGAACCCAGCGGAGTTCGAGGGGATCACCTCGGCGATCGTCGGTCTCGACGGCGTCGCCAAGCTGGTCGACCAGCGCGAGACGGCCGGCAAGATCATCAACACGATGGAGGCGATGCAGCGCGCGGCGCTCGGCATCGCCCTGCTGCTGGTGATCTCGGCGCTGCTCCTGGTGGCCAACACGATCCGGCTCGCCGCGTTCGCGCGGCGCCGCGAGATCGGGATCATGCGCCTGGTGGGCGCCTCCACGCTCTACATCGCGCTGCCGTTCCTGCTGGAGGCGCTGGTCACCGCGGCCATCAGCGTGGTGCTCGCCGGCGGTGCGCTGGCCGGGTTCCAGTACTTCGGGATCGAGCAGCGCTTCAGCGGCTACCTGGAGTTCATCCCGTGGGTCGGCTGGGACGACTACCTGGTCGCCCTGGGCGTGGTGGCGGTCCTCGGCCCCATCCTGACGCTGCTGCCGACACTCGCGCTGACCCGCAAATACATCAAAGTCTGA
- a CDS encoding amidohydrolase family protein, with protein sequence MTDGSGPSPEAWSAEVEQVTAFWRGLGLPGLLDVHTHFLPANIQRRVWAQFDDAGPKIGRAWPIRYRGSTEERVEQLRELGVRRFSSLPYAHRPGIAGYLNDWATTFKQQVPESLWSATFYPEPEAARYVAAGLAVGVEIFKVHVQVGEFDLDDPLLDPVWGLLAEAGTPVVVHAGHAPVGNDFTGPAPMARVLAAHPRLCLVVAHLGAPDYLDFMSFADTYDRVHLDTTMTFTDFWETTYPDGMLARLADLGDRILLGTDFPTIPYPYGHQLEGLARLDLGDDWLRAVCWHNAEALVGR encoded by the coding sequence GTGACTGACGGCTCCGGCCCGTCGCCCGAGGCGTGGTCCGCCGAGGTCGAGCAGGTGACCGCGTTCTGGCGCGGGCTCGGGCTCCCGGGCCTGCTCGACGTGCACACCCACTTCCTGCCCGCGAACATCCAGCGACGGGTCTGGGCCCAGTTCGACGACGCGGGGCCGAAGATCGGCCGGGCGTGGCCGATCCGCTACCGCGGCAGCACCGAGGAGCGCGTCGAGCAGCTGCGCGAGCTCGGCGTACGCCGCTTCTCCTCGCTGCCCTACGCGCACCGGCCGGGCATCGCCGGCTACCTCAACGACTGGGCCACGACGTTCAAGCAGCAGGTGCCAGAGTCGCTCTGGTCGGCGACGTTCTACCCCGAGCCGGAGGCCGCGAGGTACGTCGCGGCGGGCCTCGCAGTCGGGGTCGAGATCTTCAAGGTGCACGTGCAGGTCGGGGAGTTCGACCTCGACGACCCGCTGCTCGACCCCGTGTGGGGGCTGCTCGCGGAGGCCGGGACACCCGTCGTGGTGCACGCCGGGCACGCGCCCGTGGGCAACGACTTCACCGGTCCGGCGCCGATGGCCCGCGTGCTGGCCGCCCACCCGCGGCTGTGCCTGGTGGTGGCGCACCTCGGTGCTCCGGACTACCTCGACTTCATGTCCTTCGCCGACACCTACGACCGGGTGCACCTCGACACGACCATGACCTTCACCGACTTCTGGGAGACCACCTACCCCGACGGGATGCTGGCGCGGCTCGCCGACCTCGGTGACCGGATCCTGCTCGGCACGGACTTCCCGACCATCCCGTACCCGTACGGCCACCAGCTCGAGGGCCTGGCCCGCCTCGACCTCGGCGACGACTGGCTGCGCGCGGTCTGCTGGCACAACGCCGAGGCGCTCGTGGGTCGCTGA
- a CDS encoding CAP domain-containing protein, whose product MSSRPLPSATWRATVVVAVVAAVLLTLVPPVSAKTAAGFQGGVRSRTNAVRVERDLPQLRKESCVQKYAARQARRMAKQGKMFHQDLKPVLRNCSLTSVGENVAYGYSSATDVLKAWMDSAPHRANIVKKRYRLLGVGARKSASGTWYLAQVFGRK is encoded by the coding sequence ATGTCCAGCCGCCCCCTCCCCTCCGCCACCTGGCGGGCGACGGTGGTCGTGGCGGTCGTGGCGGCGGTGCTGCTCACCCTGGTCCCGCCCGTCTCGGCCAAGACGGCCGCCGGGTTCCAGGGTGGTGTCCGCTCGAGGACCAACGCGGTCCGGGTGGAGCGTGACCTTCCCCAGCTCCGCAAGGAGTCGTGCGTGCAGAAGTACGCGGCGCGACAGGCGCGGCGGATGGCGAAGCAGGGGAAGATGTTCCACCAGGACCTCAAGCCCGTCCTGCGGAACTGCTCCCTGACGTCGGTCGGCGAGAACGTCGCCTACGGCTACTCGTCCGCGACCGACGTGCTGAAGGCGTGGATGGACTCAGCACCCCACCGGGCCAACATCGTGAAGAAGCGCTACCGCCTGCTGGGGGTGGGGGCCCGCAAGAGCGCGTCGGGCACGTGGTACCTGGCCCAGGTCTTCGGCCGCAAGTAG